The genomic segment ATTTCAACAGGATAATCGTATTATACTAATCCCTGATCCAACATCGCGTTGGCGACTTTCAGGAAGCCTGCGATATTGGCGCCTGCAACGTAATTGCCGGCCATGCCGAAACGTTCCGCGGTTTGGAGGCATGTATCGTGGATATTTTTCATGATCTGATGTAAGCGTTGATCCACTTCTTCACGTGACCACGGCAAACGCATACTGTTTTGAGTCATTTCCAATCCGGATGTCGCGACGCCGCCGGCATTGGAAGCTTTACCGGGCGAGTAGAGAATTCCGGCTTCGTGCAGCACTTTGAATCCGGGCAGCGTAACAGGCATATTCGCACCTTCGCAGACGCAGATGCAGCCGTTTTTGACGAGCGTGCGTGCATCGTTGTCGTCAAGTTCATTTTGAGTGGCGCACGGCATGGCGACGTCAACTTTAATACCCCACGGGCGTTTGCCGGCGTGGAATTCAACTTTGAATTCATCCGCGTAATCTTTCACGCTATCGCGCGCGCTGGCACGCATCTTGAGCATGAATTCTATTTTTTCACCTTTGATGCCGTCTTTATCATAGACGAATCCGTCGGGACCGGAAAGGGTGACGACTTTACCGCCGAGTTCATCGATTTTCTGTACTGCACCCCACGCAACATTTCCGAAACCGGAAACAGCAAAAGTCAATCCGGCAACGTTTTTGCCGCGCGTCTTAAGCATTTCCTGTGCAAAATAAACGGCGCCGTAACCGGTCGCTTCCGGACGGATGAGTGAGCCGCCCCAGTTCAAGCCTTTGCCGGTAAGTACGCCGGAAAATTCTTTAGTGAGTCTTTTATATTGGCCAAAAAGAAAACCGATCTCGCGGCCGCCTACGCCGATATCGCCTGCCGGCACGTCAGCGTCCGGACCGATATGGCGATACAACTCATTCATAAAACTCTGGCAGAAACGCATGACTTCGTTATCGCTTTTACCTTTGGGATCGAAATCCGATCCGCCTTTACCGCCGCCCATCGGGAGCGTTGTCAGACTATTCTTGAATACTTGTTCGAAAGCAAGAAATTTTAAAATCCCTAAATTAACGGATGGGTGAAAACGCAACCCGCCTTTGTACGGACCGATCGCGCTGTTCATCTGGATACGAAAACCGCGGTTGATATGAATTTCACCCTGGTCGTCCATCCATGGTACGCGAAACATGACGACGCGTTCGGGTTCCACCATTCTTTCCAGAATTTTGGTGGAGCGGTACTCCGGATGACGTTGTAATACGACATCCAGCGATTCGACGACTTCCTCAACGGCCTGATGGAATTCCGGCTCGCTGGGATTTTTAGCTTTAACCTGTGCAATCAGGTTTTTTGCATAATCGGATGACATAAAATCCTCGTTGTATTTAATGTAATGTGCCGCTAATGTAATGATTTATTAGTAATTAACCACCATTTTTTTGTGCCTTAATGCGGCGACGCAATGTATTGAAATCCGCAGGTTATGACTATGACTTTTGTCAGGTGTGCGACTATCCGGTGTAATTGCAATCTCAAAAAATATTTCAGAAATTACCTGTTAGGGGCAACTTTTAAAACCCAGCCGACGTAAAAGGGTCATTAACTTCCGATATTATGCTCAGCTTACCCGAAAAATTATTCCTATTATCGCTTGACGATCAAAAAGAAGTTCACTTTTCCGTTTCGTGGGCTGTGTTGTCCGTGTCAATAGCCGGAGCGTTGGTGATGGAACTGGCGTTACGCGGGAAGATACATATCGATGCCTCGCAGCGTATTACGTTGATCGAAACTACTTCTTGCGGCGATGAATTGCTCGATGACGTCTTAAAATCCCTCCTCAAAAAAAGAACCAACCAAACGATGAATCTTTGGGTGAGTACATTGCTGGAAAAATTTTCAAAATTGAAAATCAAAGAACGGCTTTTGCAAAACCTGAACCGCAAAGGGGTGTTGCAAAGAGAAGAAAAATTACTGTTCGGTGTTGTTCCTTATAATCGTTACTCACTTGGTGGAAAAACGGTACGTGATAACATTCAACATGAACTGCAATCCGTCATCGAAAAAACAAAAGCTCCCGACGAAAGTAATGTGATGTTGTTATCATTGCTGCAATCCTGTCACTTGTATCACCGCATTTGCCCATCCGTTCAGGAATCGATGGTTCCGCGCTCAAGACGCGAATATGAAGAAATGCTTGCCAGCGCGTAATATAACCGTTGTTTTCCATTTCGTTTTTTCCTAACCTGATTTTGGTCACATCCCATTCATCCTTAGCATTGCCTGAAAATTATGCGTACGACCGTGTGCATGGTGTTTTTGTTTATTTCATCCGTTTGGGGACAAACGCGATACAATGCAGGTTTTCACGGTGGACTGAATTTTGCCAGCGCATCGCAGTCCCAAAATGTCAAAACCTCAACGCGCACAGGATGGATTGCCGGAGGTTTACTTGAGATTGTTCCGCAAACTTCCTTCGTTAGTTTCCAGATTGAATGTCATTATATCCAAAAAGGAATGGATTTCGATTCCGCCGGCAGCACTATTCATTGGCAATTTAATTACATCGAAATTCCAATTTTGGTCCGAACCGCTTACCGGCATGAAGGCTTTCGACCGTTTGCATTCGTTGGACCAAAGATAGGTTTTTTATTACATTCACGCGCCGCTATTCGATTGCCGGATCGCCGTGAAAACATTGATCTAGCCGATGTGACGGAATCGATTGAACTTTCGCTCGACGGCGGATTCGGCTTGCAATACACCCGTGACACGCGCGTTACGTACTTTGCTCAACTTCGTTTTTCAGCCGGTTTAAAAGACATCGATAAATCCAATGCCCGATGGCAGTCGCGTGATACGCAATTGACCGCCGGCGTGAAATTCGCCGTTAATTAAAAAAGGCCACTGTGAATTTACCACCTATTGACATCATCAAACAATTGCCGCCCGACGGCGGAACGGAATTTAACCGGCTGATTTTCGAACAAAGTCCTTACCTGCTTCAACATGCGCGAAATCCCGTCGACTGGTTTCCGTGGAGCGAAGCGGCCTTTGAAAAAGCGCGCATAGAAGATAAACCCATTTTTCTATCGATAGGTTACTCCACGTGCCATTGGTGTCACGTGATGGAACATGAATCGTTTGAAGACGATGCGGTGGCTGAACTCCTGAATACGCATTTTGTGTGTATCAAAGTCGATCGCGAAGAACGTCCGGATATCGATCAGATTTACATGGCGGTCACGCAGGCTTTGACGGGTCACGGCGGATGGCCGATGACGGTGATTCTTACGCCTGATAAAAAACCGTTTTTTGCCGGAACGTATTTTTCGAAACATTCGAAGTACGGGCGTTCGGGCATGATGGAGTTGCTGCCGGCGCTTTCCAAAGCTTGGAAAGAAAGGCGCGACGACGTCGTCAGTTCGGCCGATCAGATCACGCAATTGCTGAGAAATATGCCGTCGGAAACGTCCGATGAAAATCTTGATGAAAGCGTTTTCGATACCGCTTTCGATCAATTTTCGCAGCAATTCGATACGCACCACGGCGGATTCGGCAACGCGCCGAAATTTCCAACGCCGCATAACTTGTCATTTCTGTTGCGATATTGGCGGCGTTCCGAAAAGTCGGAAGCACTAACGATGGTGGAAAAAACTTTGAAAGCGATGCGTCATGGCGGAATGTACGATCACATCGGTTTTGGATTTCATCGCTATTCTACCGACGCGAAATGGCTCGTCCCGCATTTTGAAAAGATGCTGTACGATCAAGCGATGCTGGCAATAGCGTACGTCGAAGCGTATCAGGCCACGCGCAACGATTTCTATAAAAAAACAGCGGAGGAAATTTTTACGTATGTGCTACGCGACTTGCGGTACCCCGAAGGAGGATTTTATTCCGCCGAAGACGCCGACAGTGAAGGCGTGGAAGGGAAATTTTACGTCTGGACCCGTGATGAACTGAAGCAAATTCTGGATGACAATGAATTGAAATTGGCCGAAGAGATTTTCAACGTAACGTCCGACGGAAATTATCACGACGAAGCTTCTCACGAACAAACCGGAACCAATATTCTGCACATCACCAAAGATTTGGACGTGTTGGCTTTTCAATCAGGCTGCAGTGAAAATGAGTTCAATACAAAACTTGAATCCGTTCGCCGGAAACTTTTTGACGTACGAGAGCGCCGCGTGCATCCTTTCAAAGACGACAAAATTCTGACGGATTGGAATGGGCTGATGATCGCAGCATTCGCCAAAGGCGCGGCCGTTTTCGATAATCCTGATTACGCCGCCATGGCCAAAAATGCCGCTGATTTTATTCTGCACAATATGCGCGATCAAAACGGACGTTTGTTTAAGCGCTGGCGACAAGGCGAAGCCGGTTTGCCCGCTTGTGCCGACGATTACGCCATGATGATCTGGGGTTTGATTGAAATTTACGAAGCGACATTCGAAGAAAAATATCTCCGATCGGCGGTGGAATTAAACACGATGTTTCTCGAACATTTCTGGGATGAAGAAAACGGCGGATTATATTTTACACCTGACGACGGCGAAACTCTGATCACGCGCCTGAAAGAAATATATGACGGCGCGGTTCCGTCGGGCAATTCCGTCGCGGCCTTGAATCTGATTCGCCTGAGCCGTCTGACCGGCGACTTATCGCTCGCCGAAAAAAGTTCACACATAGGCCGTGCGTTTGCCCGCAATATCGGTCACGTTCCGATGGCCCATGCACAGTTTCTGATTGCTCACGATTTTTTGCCGTCTAAAGAAATCGTCATCGTCGGCGATCCGGATGCGGAGGACACGCAAAAAATGATCCGCGCGCTGAATGAATTATTTTTACCCAACAAGGTTGTTTTACTGAGGAAAACAAATTCAGACGAATTGTTCGCCATCACGCCATTCACAAAATCGTACACGATGATCAATTCAAAAGCCACAGTCTATGTGTGTGAGGATTTTGCTTGTAAGACGCCGACGAATGAAGTAAAGAAAATGATTGAGCTCTTGAAATAGCCACAGAATGTACAGCAAAACAAAAAACATTCCTCATTATTCATTACTAATTGTTCATTGTAAAAGCTTGCCATTCCACGCAAAGTTGGTTAATTTCCTTTAATCACCACTCATTCATCCCAAAGGCATCAGCATGCGTGAATTACCCGATGATCTGAAATTATTGCAGGAGGAGATCGAGGGCTATGCGCGCGGTTACGGTCTCGATTTTTTTACCCAGATTTTTGAAGTGCTCGACTACGACGAGATCAATATGGTCGCGGCGTACGGCGGATTTCCAACGCGATATCCTCACTGGCGATTCGGCATGGAATACGAGCAATTGGCCAAAGGTTACGAATGGGGTCTGCAAAAAATTTACGAAATGGTGATCAACAACGATCCGTGTTACGCCTACCTGCTGGAATCCAATGGCTACGTCGATCAGAAAATCGTGATGGCGCACGTCTACGGCCATAATGATTTTTTCAAAAATAATTATTGGTTCGCGCACACGAACCGCAAAATGATGGACGAAATGGCGAATCATGCGACGCGCGTCCGCCGTTATATCGAGCGTTACGGTCTCGAAGAAGTCGAAAGTTTTATCGACATCTGTCTGCCGATCGAAAACCTCATCGATTCGCATTCACCGTACATTCAGCGCAGCCGCGATTTACAGGAACCCAACGAAATGCCGGCGGATGAACCTTTGACGGTCAAGAAACTGAAAAGCAAAGATTATATGGATGATTTTATCAATCCGAAGGAGTTTATTGCTGAACAGTTGAAGAAGTTGACTGAGGAGCAGGAAAAGAAAAAGAATTTTCCGGAACAGCCTGAGAAAGATATCCTGGCATTTCTGATCGAGTACGCGCCACTGACCAACTGGCAGCGCGATATTTTGTCGATCGTCCGTGAAGAGGCGTATTATTTTGCGCCTCAAGGCATGACGAAAATTATGAACGAGGGCTGGGCAAGTTATTGGCACAGCAAGATCATGACGGAACGCGCCGCGCACGATCACGAAATCATCGATTACGCCGATCATTGCGCGGGTGTGCTGGCGACGTCGGGCGGGCGGCTGAATCCTTACAAATTAGGCATCGAGCTATTGCGCGATATCGAAGATCGGTGGAACAAGGGTAAATTCGGTCGCGAGTATGATGAATGTACCGATTTAGTCGAATTGCAGCGATGGGATAAAAATCTTGGCCTTGGGCGAAAGAAAATTTTCGAAGTCAGGAAATTATATAACGACGTCATGTTTCTGGATGAATTTCTTACGCCGGAATTTTGCGAGCGGATGAAACTGTTTACGTTCGAATTCAATTCCAGTACGGATCAATATGAAATTGCCGACCGTGAGTTTAAAAAAGTAAAACAAAAATTATTATTTCAACTCACGCATCACGGATTACCGTATTTGTCTGTTGTGGACGGCAACTTTGAGAATCGCGCCGAATTGCTTTTGCAGCACAAATATGAGAGCATTGAATTGAAAATCGACGAAGCCCGCGCGACGATGGAAAGTGTTTATAAAATATGGAAACGTCCTGTGAATGTTACAACGGTCATCAATAACGAAGAAACAATTTTAACTTTCGACGGAAATAATCACACCGAAAAACGTTCGAATTATAATCGCCTTGCGGGATGATTCTCATTTCCAATCGTTTTCAAGAACCATTCTGAAATTGACTTTTCCTGCACGAACTCTATCGAGCGCTTCGTTTACACGTGAAAAAGGCATCGTTTCGATATGCGGCCGGATGGAGTGTTGCAAACAAAATTGTAACATCCGCCGCATCGTCGCCGGACTTCCGATCACGCTGCCGGTAATGGATTTTTGTCCGTCCAATAAATGGTCATTGGCGACGGCAACATCACCCGGCGGATAACCGATCATACAAAAGACGCCGTTAAAGTCGAGACGTTCCATCCAGAAATTCCAGTCGAGTTGCGCTGAAGACGTCGATAAAATCAAATTCATCGGCGGTGTGGATTTCGGATCGTGAACGGGGATGGCGCCGAGCGCTTCGGCTAATTTTGCTTTTTCGGAAACGCTATCGAAGGCATAAACTTCTGCGCCCATGGCTTTGGCCATTTGCACGGCGAGGTGGCCAAGCCCGCCGATGCCGATGACGCCGACACGTTTCGCGTCCGGCTTCAATAATCTTTCCAATGGCGAAAACACTGTCAATCCTGCGCACATCAGCGGCGCAGCAGAAATCATGTCGAAACGATCAGGGATTGCATATACGAACCGGTGATCGATAATAACTTTTTCTGACAAACCTCCGAAACCGTTGACGCAGGTTCTTTTTTTTCCGGTGGCGCAGAGATGTTCCATACCGTGTGTACATTGCGCGCAATGGCCGCACGAACCGGATTGCCATCCCACGCCGACCCATTGGCCTTCCGAAAAGCCGGTAACATTTTTTCCTGCCTGAGCGATTTGTCCGATAATTTCATGCCCGGGTACGAGCGGATATTTTGCAATACTCCAGTCGCCGTCGATCAGGTGAATATCGCTGTGACACAACGCGCAATATTTTACGGCAATAGCCACATCCATATCCGTGAGCGGTGGGAGTGCAAATTCAAACGGCTTCAGTTCTGTTTTTTTGTCGAAAGCGGCGTAGGCTCGTATCATCGGACTCCTTAAGGTGTAATTTCTCTGACAAGCCGGAAACCCAAGCTCGGTCCGCGGTCTTGCGGTTCGTGCGTGTAACGGCGTCCGCTTCGGGCGATCGCCGCGCCGAAATACCAACTGCCGCCACGGATGATTTTTTTACCAGCGCTGCAGATATGCAAAGGATCCGTTTCCATGGCATTGGAATAAGAACAAAAGTCATCTTCGCACCATTCCCACACGTTGCCGTGCATGTCGTAAATGTTCCAGGCGTTCGGTGCAAAACTTCCAACCGGCTGGGGCCGGCCACGAAAGATTCCTTTGGCTGAATTTTCGTACGGCCAATTACCGTCATAATTTGACTGATCTGTCGACAGAAAATCTCCGGTATTAAACGCGGTCGATGTTCCGGCTCGGCAAACGTATTCCCACTCGGCTTCAGTCGGCAAACGAAATTTTAGCCCGGTTTTGGCATTAAGTTTTTCGATGAATGTTTTTATTTCAAACCAATTGACGTTTTCAACCGGACAATTATCACCGCCGTCTTTAAATTGACTTGGGTTTTTACCCATGATCGTTTTCCATTGTCCTTGCGTGATTTCATAGCGGCTGACAAAAAAAGGTTTTGTGATCCGTACGGAATGCAAGGGAGCAATTGAATCGCCTTGCAGTCCCATCGCAAATTCACCCGGCTCGATCTTTTGAAAACTCATTCCGGTTACAGTATCGCGCCATGCGGCGTCAAATTTCAATAAAAAGCCGTCTAATTTTTCTTTCTCGTATTCACCGTCTTCTCCGGGATAGCGTAAATCAGACGCGCCTTTATTTTTTGCAACAGCCCACACCAAACTTTCTCCGGCCGGAATAATATCCGGATTCAGCGAGTAAACAGAATCGGTGTACGCGCTGTCGGCATCAATGAATGTCCATCCGTTTTGTTTAAGACGTTGAATCAACGCGTCAAGAAAAAGCGCATTGAGAAGATTGTGGTGAAGTAAAAGCGTGTGACGGATGGGACGCTTGAAATATTCACGAGCAAGATTGTCGTAATAGCGTGCCCGATCCAAAATATGTTGGATGTAAAATTCTTTGTAACCGGTTAAATCCACGTTGGGGTTTTTACTCAACGTGTCGCGTAAACTCTGATCGACATACCAATCGGAGGCATCAATCGTAACATAACCGTTTTTGTAATTCTGTTCGTGCAGAAAATTTCTGAGACCGTCGCGCTTCTCAATCGAATTGCCTTCTTTCAAATAGGGGAATCGAAAAAGTTTGGTATAATTGCGGTACGATTGAATGATTGAATCGCCTT from the bacterium genome contains:
- the gdhA gene encoding NADP-specific glutamate dehydrogenase: MSSDYAKNLIAQVKAKNPSEPEFHQAVEEVVESLDVVLQRHPEYRSTKILERMVEPERVVMFRVPWMDDQGEIHINRGFRIQMNSAIGPYKGGLRFHPSVNLGILKFLAFEQVFKNSLTTLPMGGGKGGSDFDPKGKSDNEVMRFCQSFMNELYRHIGPDADVPAGDIGVGGREIGFLFGQYKRLTKEFSGVLTGKGLNWGGSLIRPEATGYGAVYFAQEMLKTRGKNVAGLTFAVSGFGNVAWGAVQKIDELGGKVVTLSGPDGFVYDKDGIKGEKIEFMLKMRASARDSVKDYADEFKVEFHAGKRPWGIKVDVAMPCATQNELDDNDARTLVKNGCICVCEGANMPVTLPGFKVLHEAGILYSPGKASNAGGVATSGLEMTQNSMRLPWSREEVDQRLHQIMKNIHDTCLQTAERFGMAGNYVAGANIAGFLKVANAMLDQGLV
- a CDS encoding GPP34 family phosphoprotein; protein product: MLSLPEKLFLLSLDDQKEVHFSVSWAVLSVSIAGALVMELALRGKIHIDASQRITLIETTSCGDELLDDVLKSLLKKRTNQTMNLWVSTLLEKFSKLKIKERLLQNLNRKGVLQREEKLLFGVVPYNRYSLGGKTVRDNIQHELQSVIEKTKAPDESNVMLLSLLQSCHLYHRICPSVQESMVPRSRREYEEMLASA
- a CDS encoding PorT family protein; the protein is MRTTVCMVFLFISSVWGQTRYNAGFHGGLNFASASQSQNVKTSTRTGWIAGGLLEIVPQTSFVSFQIECHYIQKGMDFDSAGSTIHWQFNYIEIPILVRTAYRHEGFRPFAFVGPKIGFLLHSRAAIRLPDRRENIDLADVTESIELSLDGGFGLQYTRDTRVTYFAQLRFSAGLKDIDKSNARWQSRDTQLTAGVKFAVN
- a CDS encoding thioredoxin domain-containing protein, with the translated sequence MPPDGGTEFNRLIFEQSPYLLQHARNPVDWFPWSEAAFEKARIEDKPIFLSIGYSTCHWCHVMEHESFEDDAVAELLNTHFVCIKVDREERPDIDQIYMAVTQALTGHGGWPMTVILTPDKKPFFAGTYFSKHSKYGRSGMMELLPALSKAWKERRDDVVSSADQITQLLRNMPSETSDENLDESVFDTAFDQFSQQFDTHHGGFGNAPKFPTPHNLSFLLRYWRRSEKSEALTMVEKTLKAMRHGGMYDHIGFGFHRYSTDAKWLVPHFEKMLYDQAMLAIAYVEAYQATRNDFYKKTAEEIFTYVLRDLRYPEGGFYSAEDADSEGVEGKFYVWTRDELKQILDDNELKLAEEIFNVTSDGNYHDEASHEQTGTNILHITKDLDVLAFQSGCSENEFNTKLESVRRKLFDVRERRVHPFKDDKILTDWNGLMIAAFAKGAAVFDNPDYAAMAKNAADFILHNMRDQNGRLFKRWRQGEAGLPACADDYAMMIWGLIEIYEATFEEKYLRSAVELNTMFLEHFWDEENGGLYFTPDDGETLITRLKEIYDGAVPSGNSVAALNLIRLSRLTGDLSLAEKSSHIGRAFARNIGHVPMAHAQFLIAHDFLPSKEIVIVGDPDAEDTQKMIRALNELFLPNKVVLLRKTNSDELFAITPFTKSYTMINSKATVYVCEDFACKTPTNEVKKMIELLK
- a CDS encoding SpoVR family protein, producing the protein MRELPDDLKLLQEEIEGYARGYGLDFFTQIFEVLDYDEINMVAAYGGFPTRYPHWRFGMEYEQLAKGYEWGLQKIYEMVINNDPCYAYLLESNGYVDQKIVMAHVYGHNDFFKNNYWFAHTNRKMMDEMANHATRVRRYIERYGLEEVESFIDICLPIENLIDSHSPYIQRSRDLQEPNEMPADEPLTVKKLKSKDYMDDFINPKEFIAEQLKKLTEEQEKKKNFPEQPEKDILAFLIEYAPLTNWQRDILSIVREEAYYFAPQGMTKIMNEGWASYWHSKIMTERAAHDHEIIDYADHCAGVLATSGGRLNPYKLGIELLRDIEDRWNKGKFGREYDECTDLVELQRWDKNLGLGRKKIFEVRKLYNDVMFLDEFLTPEFCERMKLFTFEFNSSTDQYEIADREFKKVKQKLLFQLTHHGLPYLSVVDGNFENRAELLLQHKYESIELKIDEARATMESVYKIWKRPVNVTTVINNEETILTFDGNNHTEKRSNYNRLAG
- a CDS encoding NAD(P)-dependent alcohol dehydrogenase, which translates into the protein MIRAYAAFDKKTELKPFEFALPPLTDMDVAIAVKYCALCHSDIHLIDGDWSIAKYPLVPGHEIIGQIAQAGKNVTGFSEGQWVGVGWQSGSCGHCAQCTHGMEHLCATGKKRTCVNGFGGLSEKVIIDHRFVYAIPDRFDMISAAPLMCAGLTVFSPLERLLKPDAKRVGVIGIGGLGHLAVQMAKAMGAEVYAFDSVSEKAKLAEALGAIPVHDPKSTPPMNLILSTSSAQLDWNFWMERLDFNGVFCMIGYPPGDVAVANDHLLDGQKSITGSVIGSPATMRRMLQFCLQHSIRPHIETMPFSRVNEALDRVRAGKVNFRMVLENDWK
- a CDS encoding SUMF1/EgtB/PvdO family nonheme iron enzyme, encoding MKQTSSVACSSLRLRSGIELLLVFILTTHGYSQKFISITIDDPQTESTPLLSWKERNDGILNSLQMNGLKAVLFVCGKRVDNDDGRKLLESWDHNDHRIANHSYSHFYFHSSKQTLQSFQNDFLKGDSIIQSYRNYTKLFRFPYLKEGNSIEKRDGLRNFLHEQNYKNGYVTIDASDWYVDQSLRDTLSKNPNVDLTGYKEFYIQHILDRARYYDNLAREYFKRPIRHTLLLHHNLLNALFLDALIQRLKQNGWTFIDADSAYTDSVYSLNPDIIPAGESLVWAVAKNKGASDLRYPGEDGEYEKEKLDGFLLKFDAAWRDTVTGMSFQKIEPGEFAMGLQGDSIAPLHSVRITKPFFVSRYEITQGQWKTIMGKNPSQFKDGGDNCPVENVNWFEIKTFIEKLNAKTGLKFRLPTEAEWEYVCRAGTSTAFNTGDFLSTDQSNYDGNWPYENSAKGIFRGRPQPVGSFAPNAWNIYDMHGNVWEWCEDDFCSYSNAMETDPLHICSAGKKIIRGGSWYFGAAIARSGRRYTHEPQDRGPSLGFRLVREITP